A genomic stretch from Malus domestica chromosome 15, GDT2T_hap1 includes:
- the LOC103400775 gene encoding receptor-like protein kinase HSL1, translating into MTKQNTPTSSLQTHLHFLLLLLLLLPPHANSQSLQDQEQAVLLKLKSYLNSPPFLSHWILSKSNTSSHCSWPEISCTNNSVTKLFLDNKNITLPVPSFICDLKNLTVIDLSYNYLPGAFPKAVYKCSKLEYLDLSQNCFVGPIPDDIDSLPRLQQLILAANNFSGDIPPAIGRLQELENLQLYMNHFNGSVPPEIGNLSNLKDLNMSFNIKLVPWNLPSNFTKLKKLKTLWIRQSNLIGELHGTLGEMEALEQLDLAVNNLSGEIPSGLFSLKNLSIIYLFMNGLSGEVPRVIESLNLSILDLSNNNLTGTIPEEYGNLTKLTELALFFNGFSGEVPKSIARLPNLVHFKIFNNNLSGILPPEFGRHSKLEAFEVCANRLTGKLPDNLCYWGKLETLIAYENHLSGELPSSLGNCSSLKTVKVHDNLLSGNIPSGMWTAPNLTSILISNNSLTGELPEKLSSNLSRLEMRDNRFSGNIPIGVSSWRGLMVFDGGNNRFSGAIPQELTALSSLLTLSLDQNQLTGFLPSDIVSWESLTSLNFSQNQLTGTIPEKLGLLPGLTVLDLSANQLSGEIPVQLGHLKLNQFNLSSNHLYGKIPTEFENAAYEANFLDNRGLCTTSSSAKLPMCNSESQKSSKLMSKSLALILSFGILLCLLAISISFFMVRSYWKRNGGLDSKWKLNSFQRLNFTASKILSELTESNLIGSGGSGKVYRVPVNRNGDVVAVKKIWKNENLEKKLEKEFLAEVNILSSIRHANIVKLMCCISSESSKLLVYEYSENRSLDLWLHRRNRPSNLSRSVHHVALDWPERLQIAVGAAQGLSYMHHDCVPPVVHRDVKSSNILLDSDFKAKIADFGLAKMLVKQGELAIMSSVAGSFGYIAPEYAHTMRLNEKIDVYSFGVILLELTTGREANDGDEHTALAEWARCHVQENKAIADALDKDIKEPCHLDEMCSVFKLGLICTERLPDDRPSMKEVLQILLLCSRPVLSREKTEHVASPLLQNSKRERTLEDDDGSLATNV; encoded by the exons ATGACTAAACAAAACACCCCAACGTCTTCTCTCCAAACCCACCTccacttcctcctcctccttctcctcctcctcccccccCATGCCAACTCCCAATCCCTCCAAGACCAAGAACAAGCAGTCCTCCTAAAACTCAAGTCCTACTTAAACTCTCCGCCATTTCTCAGCCATTGGATCCTATCAAAATCAAACACTTCTTCCCACTGCTCCTGGCCTGAAATTTCCTGCACCAACAACTCCGTCACCAAATTGTTTCTTGACAACAAGAACATAACCCTACCGGTGCCATCCTTCATCTGTGATCTCAAAAACCTCACAGTCATTGATCTCAGCTACAACTACCTCCCCGGAGCATTCCCAAAAGCTGTCTACAAGTGTTCCAAGCTAGAGTACTTGGACCTGTCTCAGAACTGCTTTGTAGGCCCCATTCCTGATGACATCGACAGCCTGCCCCGGCTTCAACAACTTATCCTCGCCGCAAACAacttctccggtgatattccTCCCGCCATAGGGCGGTTGCAAGAGCTCGAGAATCTTCAGCTGTACATGAACCACTTCAATGGCTCTGTCCCACCAGAAATAGGTAACTTGTCAAATCTCAAAGACCTGAACATGTCTTTCAATATAAAACTTGTGCCTTGGAACTTGCCTTCCAATTTTACCAAGTTGAAAAAGCTCAAGACTTTATGGATACGGCAATCGAATTTGATCGGAGAGCTTCATGGGACACTCGGGGAGATGGAGGCACTTGAACAACTGGATTTGGCAGTCAACAATTTGAGTGGGGAGATTCCGAGCGGTTTGTTTTCGTTGAAGAATTTAAGTATAATCTATCTCTTCATGAACGGGCTTTCTGGGGAGGTTCCTCGAGTGATCGAATCATTGAATTTGAGCATTCTTGATCTCTCTAACAACAATTTAACAGGGACAATACCAGAAGAGTATGGAAATCTTACCAAATTAACAGAATTggctttgtttttcaatggtttttCGGGTGAAGTTCCGAAGAGCATTGCCCGCCTGCCAAACCTCGTACATTTCAAAATCTTCAACAATAATTTGTCAGGAATATTGCCTCCAGAGTTTGGGAGGCACTCAAAacttgaagcttttgaagtttgTGCCAATAGGCTAACCGGAAAACTGCCAGACAATTTGTGCTATTGGGGTAAGCTGGAAACACTTATAGCTTATGAGAATCATCTCAGTGGAGAATTGCCAAGCTCTCTTGGAAATTGCAGCAGTTTGAAGACTGTCAAGGTTCATGATAATTTACTGTCTGGAAACATTCCTAGTGGCATGTGGACGGCACCAAACTTGACTTCTATACTGATAAGCAACAACTCGCTTACTGGTGAGCTTCCTGAGAAGCTTTCATCAAATCTTTCGCGGTTGGAAATGAGAGACAACAGATTTTCGGGCAACATTCCAATCGGGGTGTCTTCCTGGAGGGGTTTGATGGTTTTTGACGGCGGTAATAACCGCTTTAGTGGTGCTATTCCTCAGGAATTAACCGCGCTTTCTAGCTTATTGACACTTTCTCTTGATCAGAATCAGCTCACCGGCTTCCTTCCATCGGATATTGTATCGTGGGAGTCACTCACTAGTCTTAATTTCAGTCAAAATCAGCTCACCGGAACAATTCCTGAGAAACTTGGTCTTCTGCCGGGACTTACTGTATTAGACCTTTCAGCAAACCAACTTTCTGGCGAAATTCCAGTTCAACTCGGGCATCTGAAGCTCAACCAATTCAATCTCTCTTCCAATCACCTCTACGGGAAGATCCCTACTGAGTTTGAAAATGCTGCGTATGAAGCAAACTTCTTGGACAATCGAGGCCTCTGCACAACTAGCTCTTCAGCAAAGCTCCCCATGTGCAATTCTGAATCCCAAAAGTCCAGCAAACTTATGTCGAAATCTCTTGCGCTAATCTTATCTTTTGGCATACTGTTGTGCTTGTTGGCTATTTCCATCTCGTTCTTCATGGTCCGAAGTTACTGGAAGAGAAACGGTGGATTGGATTCTAAGTGGAAGCTCAACTCATTTCAGAGGTTGAATTTCACAGCGTCAAAAATTCTATCGGAGCTCACAGAAAGTAATCTGATTGGAAGTGGCGGGTCAGGAAAAGTTTATCGCGTTCCTGTGAATCGCAATGGTGATGTTGTTGCTGTGAAAAAGATTTGGAAGAATGAGAATTTAGAAAAGAAGCTTGAGAAAGAGTTTCTTGCAGAAGTCAATATCTTGAGCTCAATTCGACATGCCAACATAGTGAAGTTGATGTGCTGCATTTCCAGCGAGTCTTCAAAACTTCTCGTCTACGAGTACTCAGAAAATCGGAGCCTGGATCTATGGCTGCACAGGAGAAATAGGCCATCCAATCTCTCGAGGTCAGTCCATCATGTCGCGCTCGACTGGCCTGAGAGGTTGCAGATTGCAGTGGGCGCTGCTCAGGGCCTCAGCTATATGCACCACGACTGTGTGCCGCCCGTGGTGCATCGCGACGTGAAATCAAGCAACATTTTGTTGGACTCTGATTTCAAAGCAAAAATAGCAGACTTTGGTCTGGCCAAGATGTTGGTCAAGCAAGGAGAACTTGCTATAATGTCATCTGTCGCTGGCTCCTTTGGCTACATTGCTCCAG AATATGCTCACACAATGCGATTGAATGAAAAGATCGACGTGTATAGCTTCGGGGTCATCCTTCTGGAGTTGACAACCGGCAGGGAAGCCAATGACGGCGATGAACACACTGCCCTCGCTGAATGGGCACGGTGTCACGTTCAAGAAAACAAAGCTATCGCTGATGCTTTGGACAAGGACATCAAAGAACCTTGTCACTTGGACGAAATGTGCTCCGTTTTCAAACTCGGCCTCATTTGCACTGAGAGACTTCCAGATGATAGGCCTTCCATGAAGGAGGTTCTGCAAATCTTGCTCCTATGCAGCCGTCCAGTACTCAGCAGAGAAAAGACCGAGCACGTTGCCTCTCCTCTGCTCCAAAACTCGAAGCGCGAGAGGACCTTGGAAGATGATGATGGTAGTTTGGCGACCAATGTCTGA
- the LOC103400721 gene encoding hexokinase-1-like (The RefSeq protein has 4 substitutions compared to this genomic sequence), with protein MGKVAVGAAVVCAAAVCAAAALIVRHRMKSSGRWARAMAILRELEDKCGTPIGKLRQVADAMTVEMHAGLASEGGSKLKMLISYVDNLPTGDENGLFYALDLGGTNFRVLRVRLGGNEKRVVKQEFDEVSIPPHLMTGTSEGLFDFIAEALAKFVATEGEGLHPAPSRQRELGFTFSFPVWQTSIASGTLIRWTKGFNIEDAVEQDVVGELTKSMEKIGLDMRVTALVNDTIGTLAGGRYHNQDVIAAVILGTGTNAAYVERAHAIPKWHGLLPKSGEMVINMEWGNFRSSHLPLTEYDQALDAESLNPGEQIFEKIISGMYLGEIVRRVLLKMAEEADFFGDVVPPKLKIPFILRTPEMSAIHHDSSPDLKVVGSKLKDILEISNTSLKMRKVAVAVCDIVATRAARLSAAGMLGVLKKLGRDTVKDGEKQKSMIAMDGGLYEHYTEFRTSMECTLKELLGDEVAEHISVEHSNDGSGIGAALLAASHSQYLEVEES; from the exons ATGGGGAAAGTGGCGGTGGGGGCGGCTGTGGTGTGCGCGGCGGCGGTATGTGCTGCGGCGGCGCTGATCGTGCGGCACCGCATGAAGAGCTCGGGAAGGTGGGCCCGGGCGATGGCGATTCTGAGGGAGTTGGAGGATAAGTGCGGGACCCCCATTGGGAAGCTGAGACAGGTGGCTGACGCCATGACTGTGGAAATGCACGCTGGCCTCGCATCCGAGGGCGGCAGCAAGCTGAAGATGCTCATCAGCTACGTCGATAACCTCCCCACTGG GGATGAGAATGGGCTGTTTTATGCACTGGACCTTGGTGGGACAAACTTCCGTGTTCTGCGTGTACGGCTTGGTGGGAAAGAAAAACGTGTTGTTAAACAAGAATTTGACGAAGTTTCCATTCCACCGCATTTGATGACTGGAACTTCAGAA ggattatttgattttattgccGAAGCACTTGCAAAATTTGTTGCTACGGAAGGAGAAGGTTTGCATCCTGCACCCAGTAGACAAAGGGAGCTGGGTTTTACCTTTTCATTTCCCGTGTGGCAAACTTCAATTGCCTCAGGGACCCTTATTAAGTGGACAAAAGGCTTCAATATTGAGGATGCG GTTGAGCAAGATGTGGTAGGAGAGCTGACCAAATCAATGGAAAAAATTGGACTTGATATGCGTGTTACAGCTTTG GTAAATGATACAATTGGTACATTAGCAGGAGGTAGGTACCACAATCAGGATGTCATTGCTGCTGTGATATTGGGCACTGGAACAAATGCTGCTTATGTTGAAAGAGCGCATGCCATTCCAAAATGGCATGGTCTTCTACCTAAATCAGGAGAAATG GTTATCAACATGGAGTGGGGTAACTTTCGCTCATCACACCTTCCGCTGACAGAATACGATCAAGCACTTGATGCTGAGAGTTTAAACCCTGGAGAGCAA ATCTTCGAGAAGATCATTTCTGGCATGTATTTAGGGGAAATTGTGCGCAGAGTATTGCTCAAGATGGCTGAAGAAGCTGACTTTTTTGGTGATGTTGTCCCACCAAAACTGAAAATTCCATTCGTACTAAG GACTCCTGAAATGTCTGCCATACATCATGACTCATCTCCAGATCTGAAAGTGGTCGGGAGCAAACTCAAGGACATCCTCGAG ATCTCCAACACCTCTTTGAAAATGAGAAAGGTTGTTGTGGCGGTCTGCGACATAGTTGCCACTCGTGCGGCCCGCTTATCTGCTGCTGGGATGTTGGGAGTGCTTAAGAAGTTAGGTAGAGACACAGTTAAGGACGGAGAGAAGCAAAAATCGATGATTGCAATGGATGGTGGTTTGTATGAGCACTACACCGAATTCCGCACCAGCATGGAATGTACTCTCAAAGAGTTGTTGGGTGACGAAGTTGCTGAGCACATTTCTGTCGAGCACTCAAACGATGGCTCTGGAATTGGAGCTGCCCTCCTGGCAGCCTCTCACTCCCAGTACCTTGAGGTAGAGGAGTCATAA